From the Plasmodium cynomolgi strain B DNA, scaffold: 1614, whole genome shotgun sequence genome, the window CGTAtagtttattcattttattaaatgttATATCGTctatgtaatttattttcgatatacatgaattatttttaaattcatcaTCAAATTGAAAATATCTCTTGAAATTATTAGAATTATCATTTATATCATAATACATATGGTTTTTAATATCACTTCTAATATggtaattaatatatttacatgtatTAGTAATATCACTCAAATGTTTAATATCTGAATGTGATAAATAATCTTTTATTGTTGCACACAGTTTAATAAAACGATCTCTAAATTTTGAGTGTATTGACTTAATAATAATGTTATCTTTGTTAActgattctttttttgaataatagTGTGCAtcatcaaaaatttttttataaaaacaatagtCATTATAGCTATAGTACTAAAAATTGTGagataaattataaaatataaacatataagaaaattctaaaagaaataattatttctgttaaatatatttttttaataattaaaagaaataat encodes:
- a CDS encoding hypothetical protein (putative) translates to MSTETEDTYYSYNDYCFYKKIFDDAHYYSKKESVNKDNIIIKSIHSKFRDRFIKLCATIKDYLSHSDIKHLSDITNTCKYINYHIRSDIKNHMYYDINDNSNNFKRYFQFDDEFKNNSCISKINYIDDITFNKMNKLYDLYDAYAAYCDYRNYESVQDNCETLGDVFDDYNDIIKSNKYANSIYLYKELKNIKCLIERDHLIYSGKCDSKLIEFASPEVPALEYEKTM